A genome region from Portunus trituberculatus isolate SZX2019 chromosome 18, ASM1759143v1, whole genome shotgun sequence includes the following:
- the LOC123505721 gene encoding LOW QUALITY PROTEIN: uncharacterized protein LOC123505721 (The sequence of the model RefSeq protein was modified relative to this genomic sequence to represent the inferred CDS: inserted 1 base in 1 codon), with protein MRPSTEGATNESIEGVSDALLGVDVVTRVSLLPSMDQLSVTLASPVKTRVFGLQTDVWAAPSSEVFLRYTLPGSSPPPAALTICYRYRLHQYRDGVYFFSYATSDSMDNAVLLYQREGSMNMYYNDVEASEDMTLPVPDTLGAWHHHCHLIRFPQYRLYVDGALAGSGVMVGPDVPLQLNGTIYIGQEQDALAGGLDAMQSTSAHIAQMNVWGVLLQEDVIAAMASCTTNPRGDIFSTDVHDVEVVNAAEETIQVAALCREELGFVIVPEKWSLRRSLHFCYTANSEMFVPESDELNARLFNESKQFLDKCSGKSYRYLRLGATDSATDGDWRRFSSGAALRYTAWYSGEPNDGIKSDCMVMRKSQSGWGDVDCKDEYCFPCLRTXDKFLQIRGLCFSKEHHTRFLLDGYVNGAPFFRGYYGHAVFMSEGGEWVLRHVLTNTTLATMVHRRSLIVEYPLGRHEWQAETPFCHNLAGDTMELSLSSCATADFMCADGSCVPRGVRCNLLEDCADGSDEDRCHLLELSVGYHTHRPPPGVTPQDPLVVTPTVNIIRFSHVDDLNLALLMELEVELSWTDRNLKFKNLKHNAENKLSAEEVRRVWRPETEFLNVNGGEQQQLKQTVFVQQTGEADQPLFNDVMMDTVFPATAGKLVQRTLYSASFSCNYGLFMYPFDTQQCSVLLRLATATSSVVKFENASVEYRGLSTLAKYTVGALTVTMETRPAANDRLTATFELKRRYSLLVLTIFLPTFLIMCIGYTTLFVRLQLLQVRAIMTLTTLLVLYTLFSQVSAKLPDTAYIKMVDMWFFFCIFVIFAIIVVHLLTECLPQESPKPKPSTPPPPPPPPPPVPPPGFIVSPRKGFLSANVVKVQPVGGVMEGQREGERRQVVCRWAWWAWWRGVTAQDLLHYFRAFVIPVAVIIFNAVYWLLLFT; from the exons atgcgtcccagtactgaaggggctacaAATGAGTCTATTGAAGGAGTATCTGACGCCCTTTTAGGTGTGGATGTTGTTACTCGTGTCAGCTTGTTGCCTTCCATGGACCAGCTGTCAGTAACGCTAGCAAGTCCTGTCA aGACGCGGGTGTTCGGGCTGCAGACGGACGTGTGGGCGGCACCGAGTAGTGAGGTGTTCCTGCGCTACACACTGCCTGGCTCAAgtccgccgcccgccgccctcaCCATCTGCTATCGCTACCGCCTCCACCAGTATCGGGACGGCGTGTACTTCTTCTCATACGCCACCTCGGACAGCATGGACAACGCCGTGCTGCTGT acCAGCGTGAGGGCAGCATGAACATGTACTACAATGACGTGGAGGCGTCAGAGGACATGACGCTGCCGGTGCCGGACACCCTGGGCGCctggcaccaccactgccacctcatcCGCTTCCCGCAGTACAg GCTTTACGTGGACGGGGCGCTGGCCGGGTCTGGCGTCATGGTGGGTCCCGACGTGCCGCTTCAGCTCAACGGCACCATCTACATCGGGCAGGAGCAGGACGCCCTCGCCGGCGGTCTTGACGCCATGCAGTCCACCAGCGCCCACATAGCACAG ATGAACGTGTGGGGCGTCCTGCTGCAGGAGGACGTGATCGCCGCCATGGCTTCCTGCACCACCAACCCACGCGGCGACATCTTCTCCACGGACGTGCACGACGTGGAGGTGGTGAACGCCGCGGAGGAGACGATACAGGTGGCCGCGCTGTGCCGTGAGGAGCTGGGCTTCGTGATTGTGCCGGAGAAGTGGTCGCTGCGGCGCTCCCTTCACTTCTGCTACACCGCCAACTCTGAGATGTTCGTGCCGGAGAGTGACGAGCTCAACGCGCGGCTGTTCAACGAGTCCAAGCAATTCCTGGACAAGTGTAGCGGCAAGAGTTACCGCTACCTGCGCCTCGGGGCGACGGACAGCGCCACTGACGGAGACTGGCGGAGGTTTTCCAGTGGCGCCGCCCTGCGCTACACAGCCTGGTACTCTGGCGAGCCCAACGACGGCATCAAGTCAGACTGCATGGTGATGCGCAAGTCCCAGAGCGGCTGGGGCGACGTGGACTGCAAGGACGAGTACTGCTTCCCCTGCCTCAGGA TGGACAAATTCCTGCAGATCCGCGGCCTCTGCTTCTCCAAGGAACACCACACGCGCTTCCTGCTGGACGGCTACGTCAACGGGGCGCCCTTCTTCCGCGGATACTACGGCCACGCAGTGTTCATGTCTGAGGGCGGCGAGTGGGTGCTGCGCCACGTGCTCACCAACACCACGCTGGCCACCATGGTGCACCGCCGCTCCCTCATCGTGGAGTACCCGCTGGGGCGCCACGAATGGCAGGCCGAGACTCCCTTCTGCCACAACCTGGCGGGGGACACCATGGAGCTCAGCCTGTCCTCCTGCGCCACCGCTGACTTCATGTGTGCTGACGGCTCGTGTGTGCCGCGCGGCGTGCGCTGCAACCTGCTGGAGGACTGTGCTGACGGCAGCGACGAGGACCGCTGTCACCTGCTGGAGCTGAGCGTCGGCTATCACACTCACCGCCCCCCGCCGGGCGTCACGCCGCAGGACCCGCTGGTCGTCACGCCCACTGTCAACATCATCAGGTTCTCGCACGTGGACGACCTCAACCTGGCGCTGCTGATGGAGCTGGAGGTGGAACTGTCCTGGACGGACCGCAACCTCAAGTTCAAGAACCTGAAGCACAACGCAGAGAACAAACTGTCGGCGGAGGAGGTGAGGCGCGTGTGGCGGCCAGAGACGGAGTTCCTCAACGTGAATGGCGGCGAGCAGCAGCAGCTGAAGCAGACTGTGTTTGTGCAGCAGACGGGCGAGGCTGACCAGCCGCTCTTCAACGACGTCATGATGG ACACTGTGTTCCCAGCCACGGCAGGAAAGTTGGTGCAGCGGACCCTGTACTCTGCCAGCTTCTCTTGCAACTACGGCCTCTTCATGTACCCGTTCGACACCCAGCAGTGCTCAGTGCTGCTCAGGCTGgccaccgccacctcctccgTCGTCAAATTCGAG aacGCCTCCGTGGAATACCGTGGACTGAGCACTCTCGCCAAGTACACAGTGGGCGCCCTCACCGTCACCATGGAGACCAGACCAGCTGCCAACGACCGACTCACG gcgaCGTTTGAGTTGAAGAGGCGTTACTCCCTCCTGGTGCTGACCATCTTCCTGCCAACCTTCCTCATCATGTGCATTGGCTACACCACCCTCTTCGTCAGGCTGCAGCTCCttcag GTGCGAGCTATCATGACCCTCACAACGCTGCTGGTCCTGTACACACTATTCAGCCAAGTGTCCGCCAAGCTCCCAGACACCGCCTACATCAAGATGGTCGACATGTGGTTCTTTTTCTGCATCTTCGTCATCTTTGCCATCATCGTCGTGCATCTCCTGACTGAGTGCCTGCCGCAGGAGTCCCCCAAACCCAAGCCtagtactccacctcctcctcctcctcctcctcctcctgtgccgcCTCCTGGTTTCATTGTCTCGCCACGTAAAGGTTTTCTCTCAGCGAATGTCGTGAAGGTGCAGCCTGTTGGGGGTGTTatggagggacagagggaaggagagcgcCGCCAAGTGGTGTGTAG AtgggcgtggtgggcgtggtggcgCGGCGTGACGGCTCAAGACTTGCTTCACTACTTCCGCGCCTTCGTCATCCCAGTGGCAGTGATCATCTTCAACGCTGTGTACTGGTTGCTTCTCTTCACCTAA